Proteins encoded by one window of Phytohabitans houttuyneae:
- a CDS encoding ATP-binding protein has product MQTPGLAIADNLTLPIEAVVETFAILAKRGAGKTFTASVMVEEMVATGQPVCVIDPVGVWFGLRSSADGEGPGLPVVIFGGDHADLPLPADAGAAIADLIIGERIPAVLDLSHLSKTKGRKLVCDFMERLYFRNRNPLHLVVDEADLFAPQRGGADTARLVGAYEDIVRRGRARGLGCTSITQRPASLHKDILTQSEVLIALRMTGVRDVAAINEWVNLHAEEGEAAKVRDSLASLPVGTAWVWSPGWLGVLKKIQVRRRWTFDSSATPKPGQIVVPPRVLADVDLDDLRKRLAEPAPTADRQTDTAEVARLRGEVATLRAELETVRAEVRTVEVPALSLDDHVRLAEALRTLTAAMEPIAAVVSRPAPVRTEPLPRAAPTPIAAPPASPARPVKAATVASGPQEAKLGRAERAILTVLAQHPAGRTRVQLALLTGYSVKSSSLSNALGTLRSQGLVTKGGEPIQATDAGLNAATDFHDFEALPTGQALYEVWAGRLGKAERAVLDVLVAAWPEALPRDEVAARTGYSASSSSLSNALGRLRSLDLIAGWAASNEFMEAIQ; this is encoded by the coding sequence GTGCAGACGCCAGGGCTGGCCATCGCCGACAACCTCACGCTGCCGATCGAGGCGGTCGTCGAGACCTTTGCGATCTTGGCGAAGCGCGGCGCCGGCAAGACGTTCACCGCCTCGGTGATGGTCGAGGAGATGGTCGCCACCGGGCAGCCCGTCTGTGTCATCGACCCGGTCGGGGTTTGGTTCGGCCTCCGCTCGTCCGCCGACGGCGAAGGCCCCGGCCTGCCGGTCGTCATCTTCGGCGGAGACCACGCTGACCTGCCTCTGCCGGCAGACGCTGGCGCGGCCATCGCCGACCTCATCATCGGCGAACGGATCCCTGCGGTCCTCGACCTGTCTCACCTGTCCAAGACCAAGGGCAGGAAACTCGTCTGCGACTTCATGGAGCGCCTGTACTTCCGCAACCGGAACCCGCTGCACCTGGTGGTCGACGAGGCGGACCTGTTCGCCCCGCAGCGCGGAGGCGCCGACACTGCCCGCCTGGTCGGCGCCTACGAGGACATCGTCCGCCGCGGCCGCGCCCGCGGCCTCGGGTGTACATCGATCACACAGCGCCCAGCGTCGCTGCACAAAGACATCCTCACCCAGTCCGAGGTGCTGATCGCACTGCGGATGACCGGCGTCCGCGACGTAGCGGCCATCAACGAGTGGGTGAACCTACACGCCGAGGAAGGCGAAGCCGCGAAGGTGCGCGACTCCCTCGCGTCGCTGCCGGTGGGAACGGCGTGGGTGTGGTCGCCGGGGTGGCTCGGCGTTCTGAAGAAGATCCAGGTGCGCCGGCGGTGGACGTTCGACTCGTCGGCGACTCCGAAGCCCGGCCAGATCGTCGTCCCGCCGCGCGTGCTCGCCGATGTGGACCTGGACGACCTCCGGAAACGTCTCGCCGAACCGGCTCCAACAGCCGACCGCCAGACGGACACGGCAGAGGTCGCGCGCCTGCGCGGCGAGGTGGCAACGCTGCGAGCCGAGCTCGAAACCGTCCGCGCCGAGGTCCGCACCGTCGAGGTGCCCGCGCTCAGCTTGGACGACCACGTTCGCCTGGCCGAGGCGCTACGAACGTTGACGGCCGCGATGGAGCCGATCGCCGCGGTCGTTTCCCGGCCCGCGCCGGTCCGGACAGAGCCTTTGCCCCGCGCTGCGCCCACACCGATTGCCGCTCCACCAGCCTCGCCCGCGCGTCCGGTGAAGGCAGCAACCGTCGCTAGTGGCCCGCAGGAGGCGAAGCTTGGCCGCGCCGAACGCGCCATCCTGACCGTCCTCGCCCAGCACCCGGCCGGCCGCACCCGCGTCCAGTTGGCCCTGCTGACCGGGTACAGCGTGAAGTCGTCGTCGCTCTCGAACGCCCTCGGGACACTCCGCTCGCAGGGCTTGGTGACGAAGGGCGGCGAGCCGATCCAGGCCACCGACGCAGGCCTTAACGCAGCCACCGACTTCCACGACTTCGAGGCGCTGCCGACCGGGCAGGCACTGTACGAGGTGTGGGCTGGCCGGCTCGGCAAGGCCGAACGCGCGGTCCTCGACGTGCTCGTCGCTGCGTGGCCGGAAGCCCTGCCCCGCGATGAGGTCGCCGCCCGGACCGGCTACTCGGCTAGCTCCTCGTCGCTGTCGAACGCCCTCGGCCGGCTGCGGTCCCTCGACCTGATCGCCGGCTGGGCCGCGTCCAACGAATTCATGGAGGCCATCCAGTGA
- a CDS encoding S1 family peptidase yields the protein MWTRRLTAVLGAVTLALAAHAAPANAIANGEEVPIGKYRFSVKLTMTGIPTADGGRRNSACSGSLISPEWILTAGHCFRDANGVRVERPVADLTTATVGRTDLSGTGGYVATVIAVRQSPTNDVALAKIDRQITDIRPLWLPRVAPKVGDVLRLTGYGSITSQNPTPSTRLRTGHLQVTTVNATTLGMTGYAPQRDTTPCPYDSGGPFFVERVHGRPEVVAVVSSGPSCPHVLDETTARIDVIVPWIQSVVRYQMP from the coding sequence ATGTGGACTAGAAGGCTCACGGCGGTACTCGGCGCGGTCACCCTGGCCCTCGCCGCGCACGCCGCACCAGCCAACGCGATCGCCAACGGCGAGGAGGTGCCGATCGGCAAGTACCGCTTCTCGGTCAAGCTGACGATGACCGGGATACCGACCGCGGACGGCGGGCGCCGCAACAGCGCCTGCTCGGGCTCGCTGATCTCGCCCGAGTGGATCCTCACCGCCGGGCACTGCTTCCGCGACGCCAACGGGGTACGGGTGGAGCGGCCGGTTGCCGACCTCACCACCGCGACGGTTGGCCGGACCGACCTCTCGGGCACCGGTGGCTACGTCGCCACCGTGATCGCGGTACGGCAATCCCCCACCAACGACGTGGCGCTGGCGAAGATCGACCGGCAGATCACCGACATCCGGCCGCTGTGGCTGCCCCGCGTCGCCCCGAAGGTCGGCGACGTGCTGCGGCTCACCGGCTACGGCTCGATCACCAGCCAGAACCCCACGCCGTCGACCCGCCTGCGCACCGGCCACCTCCAGGTCACGACCGTCAACGCCACCACCCTCGGGATGACCGGCTACGCGCCGCAGCGGGACACCACCCCGTGCCCGTACGACTCGGGTGGTCCGTTCTTCGTCGAACGCGTCCACGGGCGGCCGGAGGTGGTGGCCGTCGTCAGCAGCGGACCGAGCTGCCCCCACGTCCTGGACGAGACGACCGCGCGGATCGACGTCATCGTGCCCTGGATCCAGAGCGTGGTCAGGTACCAGATGCCCTGA
- a CDS encoding phosphatase domain-containing protein yields the protein MTALPRAVLFDIDGTLALRGDGPDVRSPFDWDRVGEDLPNTAVIELGRLVAESGRYKLIVMSGRDEVCRWQTEMWLAAQGVQFDELHMRAHKDNRPDTVVKKELYEAHVDGRYEVAFVVDDREGVVQQWRQMGLTCFQVAEGRF from the coding sequence TTGACCGCCCTGCCCCGTGCCGTGCTCTTCGATATCGACGGCACGCTCGCCCTCCGCGGCGACGGCCCAGACGTGCGTTCGCCATTCGACTGGGACCGCGTCGGCGAAGACCTGCCGAACACCGCGGTAATCGAGTTGGGCCGCCTGGTCGCCGAGTCCGGCCGCTACAAGCTGATCGTAATGTCGGGCCGTGACGAGGTGTGCCGGTGGCAGACGGAGATGTGGCTCGCCGCGCAGGGCGTCCAGTTTGACGAACTGCACATGCGGGCCCACAAGGACAACCGGCCCGACACGGTCGTGAAGAAGGAACTGTACGAGGCGCACGTCGACGGCCGATATGAGGTGGCCTTCGTGGTCGACGACCGCGAGGGTGTCGTACAGCAGTGGCGTCAGATGGGGTTGACCTGCTTCCAGGTCGCCGAAGGGAGGTTCTGA
- a CDS encoding nucleotidyltransferase domain-containing protein, giving the protein MHVLLSGIVGSTAYGLAGPDSDVDRIGIFAAPTVAFHGLNPPMGKQATVVHHEPGDSTFHEALKACTLMMGGNPTLSEILWLESYEIRTALGDDLVDIRMAFTSAKRCRDAYFGYAVSQLKRLLETGQFQSKMRKRQAKHGRHLLRLLDQGYALYTTGHLPIRVEDPQRYLDFGERVATDPDLARAALAEAEAKFDAATSPLPAEPDKATIEAWLLSVRRAFLAST; this is encoded by the coding sequence ATGCATGTACTCCTGTCGGGCATCGTGGGGAGCACCGCCTACGGGCTCGCGGGCCCCGACTCCGACGTGGACCGGATCGGGATCTTCGCCGCCCCGACGGTCGCGTTCCATGGCCTGAACCCGCCGATGGGCAAGCAGGCCACCGTGGTCCACCACGAGCCGGGCGACTCCACGTTCCACGAGGCGCTCAAAGCCTGCACGCTCATGATGGGCGGAAACCCAACCCTCTCGGAGATCCTTTGGTTGGAGTCGTACGAGATCCGCACCGCGCTGGGCGACGACCTCGTTGACATCCGAATGGCGTTCACATCAGCGAAGCGCTGCCGGGACGCCTACTTCGGGTACGCCGTCTCCCAGTTGAAGCGGCTGCTGGAGACCGGGCAGTTCCAGTCGAAGATGCGCAAGCGCCAGGCCAAACACGGACGCCACCTGCTCCGCCTCCTCGATCAGGGATACGCGCTCTACACGACCGGTCACCTGCCGATCCGTGTCGAGGATCCGCAGCGCTACCTCGACTTCGGTGAGCGCGTCGCCACTGACCCGGACTTGGCGCGGGCCGCGCTCGCGGAGGCCGAGGCGAAGTTCGACGCCGCCACCTCCCCGCTGCCCGCCGAGCCAGACAAGGCCACCATCGAGGCGTGGCTGCTGAGCGTCCGGCGCGCGTTCCTGGCCTCGACGTGA
- a CDS encoding DUF2470 domain-containing protein — MTSPFTPDVIEAIQRHMNGDHGDDCRVIVQGLGGQPGATSAAMSGMDADGMDFLATVDGAELPVRVPFTQRLTERRQVRAEAARMYREACASLGIEPRADAR; from the coding sequence GTGACATCGCCGTTCACCCCGGACGTCATCGAGGCGATCCAGCGCCACATGAATGGCGACCACGGCGACGACTGCCGGGTGATCGTGCAGGGCCTCGGCGGGCAGCCGGGCGCCACCTCCGCCGCGATGTCCGGCATGGACGCCGACGGCATGGACTTTCTCGCCACTGTGGACGGTGCGGAGCTGCCGGTGCGGGTCCCGTTCACCCAGCGGCTCACCGAGCGGCGCCAGGTGCGGGCCGAGGCCGCCCGGATGTACCGCGAAGCGTGCGCCAGCCTCGGCATCGAGCCGCGGGCCGACGCACGCTGA
- a CDS encoding AfsR/SARP family transcriptional regulator, which yields MSRGDVRFEVLGPWEVTDASGPVVIPAGRMRLLLASLLVSVGRSVPTDVLAEQVWPERMPARVRATVHTYIARLRRLLGHDVIETAPGGYRLAVAAERIDVWRFRELLRRAAAAETAERELDLLREALALWRGRPFMSMESTWLDREVVPRLGDEWFSATERRIDLEMRMHSPGGLVAELRDLVRSYPTRESLWLRLIEALHRCGRRAEALDAYQEVRGVLTDELGIEPSDALQQTHRRVLLDGSAPALAEPAADSVATRQLPHDIANFSSRAELAQLHRLMSTIARNERRVTHIVAIDGAPGIGKTTLAVHWAHKVADAYPDLQLHLNLRGYGPGEPMTPAAAAETLLRGLGVRADMIPPGGDERAALLRSTLAGRRVLLLLDNARDAEQVRPLLPGADSLVVVTSRNQLRGLSIRDGAHRVTLGPLPPHEALALLGAAFGRARMAVERDAAERLVEFCDGLPLALAIVAERAQRAGGLTEVVQALMDERNRLDVFGDGEGDPHTDLWVALSWSYRALTPDAAAMFRRLGLHPAGDFTADAAAALAGVPQRAAEQALDQLVAVHLLQQRRPRRYELHDLVRWYANEQARRDEVPGARLDAARRLVDWYLHAAVAADSALLPHRRRDYLTPYEPQVEPPAFDGAAAAVAWFEREYDNLRAVIRWADANGFGGHAWRTLTSMTTFFERRIPWQDAIEFHEWVLGAASAAGERTGEGYVLNGLGYMCLLKGDLDTAIRHFRGALDRFRSSGHVRGEAMLWGNLSTIYGERGDHLTARRYASRALEMCESLGYERGRALNLDNLGVALYAAGRYDAAIECHLEAGEINTKLGEANSEAINRHHLGRAYAALGRPRLALRAFREAIAMYRRQGNRRFEALVVVDVGGTLHQAGHGGLARHFWEAALVTLKEYDDPRVLEVRMAIKALHTAVA from the coding sequence ATGAGCAGGGGCGACGTTCGGTTTGAGGTGCTGGGGCCGTGGGAGGTCACCGACGCCAGCGGTCCGGTGGTGATACCGGCCGGTCGCATGCGACTGCTGCTGGCCTCGCTGCTTGTCTCGGTGGGCCGCTCGGTGCCCACCGACGTGCTGGCCGAGCAGGTGTGGCCGGAGCGTATGCCGGCCCGGGTGCGGGCCACCGTCCACACGTACATCGCCCGGCTGCGGCGCCTGCTCGGGCACGACGTCATCGAGACCGCGCCCGGCGGCTACCGGCTCGCCGTGGCGGCGGAGCGGATCGACGTGTGGCGGTTTCGTGAGCTGCTGCGGCGGGCCGCGGCGGCGGAGACGGCCGAGCGCGAGCTGGACCTGCTGCGCGAGGCGCTCGCGCTCTGGCGCGGCCGCCCGTTCATGAGCATGGAGTCGACGTGGCTCGACCGCGAGGTGGTGCCTCGCCTCGGCGACGAGTGGTTCAGCGCCACCGAGCGCCGCATCGACCTGGAGATGCGCATGCACAGCCCGGGTGGCCTCGTCGCCGAGCTGCGCGACCTCGTCCGCTCGTACCCCACGCGCGAGTCGCTGTGGCTGCGGCTCATCGAGGCGCTGCACCGCTGCGGGCGCCGGGCCGAGGCACTCGACGCGTACCAGGAGGTGCGCGGGGTGCTCACCGACGAGCTGGGCATCGAGCCGAGCGACGCGCTCCAGCAGACCCACCGCCGCGTGCTGCTCGACGGCAGCGCGCCCGCCCTCGCCGAGCCGGCGGCCGACAGCGTGGCCACCCGCCAGCTGCCGCACGACATCGCCAACTTCAGCAGCCGTGCCGAGCTCGCGCAGCTGCACCGGCTGATGTCCACGATCGCGCGCAACGAGCGGCGGGTCACCCACATCGTCGCGATCGACGGCGCGCCTGGCATCGGCAAGACCACGCTCGCGGTGCACTGGGCGCACAAGGTCGCCGACGCGTACCCCGACCTCCAGCTCCACCTCAACCTCCGGGGGTACGGGCCGGGCGAGCCGATGACGCCGGCGGCGGCCGCCGAGACGCTGCTGCGCGGCCTTGGCGTGCGCGCCGACATGATCCCGCCCGGCGGGGACGAGCGGGCCGCCCTGCTGCGCAGCACGCTCGCCGGCCGGCGCGTGCTGTTGCTGCTCGACAACGCCCGCGACGCCGAGCAGGTGCGCCCGCTGCTGCCCGGCGCCGACAGCCTGGTCGTGGTCACCAGCCGCAACCAGCTCCGTGGGCTGTCCATTCGGGACGGTGCCCACCGGGTCACGCTGGGGCCGCTGCCGCCGCACGAGGCGCTCGCACTGCTCGGCGCCGCCTTCGGCCGGGCGCGGATGGCGGTCGAGCGGGATGCGGCCGAGCGGCTTGTCGAGTTCTGTGACGGGCTGCCGCTGGCGCTCGCGATCGTGGCCGAGCGGGCACAGCGTGCCGGCGGGCTGACCGAAGTCGTGCAGGCGCTGATGGACGAGCGAAACCGGCTCGACGTCTTCGGCGACGGAGAGGGCGACCCGCACACCGACCTGTGGGTGGCGCTGTCCTGGTCGTACCGGGCGCTGACCCCGGACGCGGCGGCGATGTTCCGCCGGCTGGGCCTGCACCCGGCCGGCGACTTCACCGCCGACGCCGCGGCCGCACTGGCCGGCGTGCCGCAGCGCGCGGCCGAGCAGGCGCTGGACCAGCTTGTCGCGGTGCACCTCCTCCAGCAGCGCCGGCCGCGCCGGTACGAGCTGCACGACCTGGTCCGCTGGTACGCGAACGAGCAGGCCCGCCGCGACGAGGTGCCGGGAGCGCGGCTCGACGCGGCGCGCCGGCTCGTCGACTGGTACCTGCACGCGGCGGTCGCCGCCGACAGCGCGCTGCTGCCGCACCGCCGGCGCGACTACCTGACGCCCTACGAGCCGCAGGTCGAGCCGCCCGCGTTCGACGGCGCGGCCGCCGCGGTGGCCTGGTTCGAGCGGGAGTACGACAACCTGCGCGCCGTGATCCGCTGGGCGGACGCCAACGGCTTCGGCGGACACGCGTGGCGGACGCTGACGTCGATGACCACGTTCTTCGAGCGGCGCATCCCGTGGCAGGACGCGATCGAGTTTCACGAGTGGGTGCTCGGCGCGGCCAGCGCGGCGGGTGAGCGCACCGGCGAGGGGTACGTGCTCAACGGCCTCGGGTACATGTGCCTGCTCAAGGGCGACCTCGACACCGCGATCCGGCACTTCCGCGGCGCGCTCGACCGGTTTCGCAGCTCCGGGCACGTGCGCGGCGAGGCGATGTTGTGGGGCAACCTCAGCACCATCTACGGCGAGCGGGGTGATCACCTGACCGCCCGCCGGTACGCCAGCCGCGCGCTCGAGATGTGCGAGTCCCTCGGCTACGAGCGCGGCCGCGCCCTGAACCTGGACAACCTCGGCGTGGCCCTCTACGCGGCCGGCCGGTACGACGCGGCCATCGAGTGCCACCTGGAGGCCGGCGAGATCAACACCAAGCTCGGCGAGGCCAACAGCGAGGCGATCAACCGGCACCACCTGGGTCGGGCGTACGCGGCACTGGGGCGGCCGCGGCTCGCACTGCGCGCGTTCCGCGAGGCCATCGCCATGTACCGACGCCAGGGCAACCGCCGGTTCGAGGCGCTTGTCGTGGTCGACGTGGGCGGCACCCTGCACCAGGCCGGCCACGGCGGGCTGGCCCGGCACTTCTGGGAGGCGGCCCTCGTGACGCTCAAGGAGTACGACGACCCGCGCGTCCTGGAGGTGCGAATGGCCATAAAAGCCCTGCACACGGCGGTCGCCTGA
- a CDS encoding biliverdin-producing heme oxygenase, with the protein MGFASRVRAITRSDHAAAQGMAYFDALLSGRLDRAGYTALTAQLFFVYETLEEAAGEMRGDPVAGAFVAEELDRLPALVADLTYLVGPDWPAHVSASAATSEYRARLREVAFTWPAGFVAHHYTRYLGDLSGGQLMRRALQREYGLDGPGTRFYEFPGLEPHAFKQHYRHLLDTAPWDAVEQDRFLDEVSLAYRLNTAMLDDLGKVFA; encoded by the coding sequence GTGGGGTTCGCGTCGAGGGTGCGTGCGATCACCCGCTCCGACCACGCCGCCGCGCAGGGCATGGCCTACTTCGACGCGCTGCTCAGCGGCCGCCTCGACCGCGCCGGGTACACGGCTCTCACCGCTCAGCTCTTCTTCGTGTACGAGACCCTCGAGGAAGCCGCCGGCGAGATGCGCGGCGACCCGGTCGCGGGTGCGTTCGTCGCCGAGGAGCTGGACCGCCTCCCCGCGCTGGTGGCTGACCTCACCTACCTCGTCGGACCCGACTGGCCGGCGCACGTCTCGGCGAGCGCGGCCACGTCCGAGTACCGGGCCCGGCTCCGCGAGGTGGCGTTCACCTGGCCGGCCGGCTTCGTGGCCCACCACTACACGCGGTACCTCGGTGACCTGTCCGGCGGCCAGCTGATGCGCCGCGCCCTGCAGCGCGAGTACGGCCTGGACGGCCCCGGCACCCGCTTCTACGAGTTTCCCGGGCTTGAGCCGCACGCGTTCAAGCAGCACTACCGGCACCTGCTCGACACGGCGCCGTGGGACGCGGTGGAGCAGGACCGCTTCCTGGACGAGGTGTCGCTGGCGTACCGGCTCAACACGGCCATGCTCGACGACCTCGGTAAGGTGTTCGCGTGA
- a CDS encoding winged helix-turn-helix domain-containing protein, whose translation MIVPGQPPVTGYKELAALIRRQIQDGTLGPGQRLPSEVALRQTYDLSRWTVRQAMAVLRARGLVDFVRGWGMVVRERPPLEAYYAPPGSVIQVRPPEESDVAQWGRVPEGVHMIVVIPPEGAEDDLPHALPGDRFEVHTTSE comes from the coding sequence GTGATCGTCCCCGGCCAGCCACCCGTCACCGGGTACAAAGAGCTGGCTGCCCTCATTCGCCGCCAGATCCAGGACGGCACCCTCGGCCCTGGTCAGCGGCTACCGTCTGAGGTGGCCCTCCGACAGACGTACGACCTGTCGCGGTGGACGGTGCGGCAGGCGATGGCCGTGCTGCGCGCCCGCGGGCTCGTCGACTTCGTGAGGGGCTGGGGGATGGTGGTGAGGGAGCGTCCGCCGCTGGAGGCGTATTACGCGCCGCCGGGCTCGGTCATCCAGGTGCGGCCGCCGGAGGAGTCGGATGTCGCGCAGTGGGGGCGGGTCCCGGAGGGCGTTCACATGATCGTGGTGATTCCGCCGGAGGGCGCGGAGGACGATCTGCCGCACGCGTTGCCGGGTGACCGGTTCGAGGTGCACACCACTTCCGAGTGA
- a CDS encoding response regulator transcription factor, translating to MRAHRPPPRHGAAAGSLDRAHRRAGRHRGVPAALTRREREIARLVADGLANRAIAEKLVLSERTVETHVRNLLTKLGLSNRTQVAAWALKHGLRT from the coding sequence GTGCGCGCACACCGCCCGCCGCCTCGGCATGGCGCCGCTGCTGGCAGCCTCGACCGCGCTCATCGCCGAGCTGGCCGGCACCGGGGCGTACCCGCCGCGCTCACCCGCCGCGAGCGCGAGATCGCCCGCCTCGTCGCCGACGGCCTCGCCAACCGGGCCATCGCGGAGAAGCTCGTGCTCTCCGAGCGGACCGTCGAGACGCACGTGCGCAACCTGCTCACCAAGCTCGGGCTGAGCAACCGTACGCAGGTGGCGGCGTGGGCACTCAAGCACGGACTACGTACCTGA
- a CDS encoding DoxX family membrane protein produces the protein MTVTTPPMSLVEARARLTRWLAKHSIDLLRVSLGMVFLGFGALKFFPGASPAEDLVARTLDTLSLGIVSGRWAVLMTAVAECFIGLTLVSGRFLRAGLLVLAASLVGIMSPLVLFFGDMFPGTPTLEAQYVFKDIVLATGGLVVAAKALGARLVP, from the coding sequence ATGACTGTCACGACCCCTCCGATGTCCCTCGTCGAGGCCCGCGCACGCCTCACGAGGTGGTTGGCCAAACACAGCATCGACCTGCTCCGCGTCAGCTTGGGCATGGTCTTCCTCGGCTTCGGCGCCCTGAAGTTCTTCCCAGGCGCCAGCCCGGCCGAGGACCTTGTCGCCCGCACCCTCGACACCCTGTCCCTGGGCATCGTCTCCGGCCGCTGGGCGGTGCTGATGACCGCGGTGGCGGAGTGCTTCATCGGGCTCACCCTGGTCAGCGGCCGGTTTCTCCGCGCCGGCCTGCTGGTCCTGGCCGCCTCCCTGGTCGGCATCATGTCCCCGCTGGTCCTCTTCTTCGGCGACATGTTTCCCGGCACGCCCACGCTGGAAGCCCAGTACGTCTTCAAGGACATAGTCCTGGCCACGGGCGGCTTGGTGGTGGCAGCCAAGGCGCTGGGCGCCCGGCTGGTGCCCTAG